The following coding sequences lie in one Drosophila sulfurigaster albostrigata strain 15112-1811.04 chromosome 2R, ASM2355843v2, whole genome shotgun sequence genomic window:
- the LOC133837485 gene encoding LOW QUALITY PROTEIN: rho GTPase-activating protein 100F (The sequence of the model RefSeq protein was modified relative to this genomic sequence to represent the inferred CDS: deleted 1 base in 1 codon) — protein MCDSATTGCFLTRSSGRKENGRSVPDVTASPGRAPPGPLPANQLSGLGNQQQHHLANQQQQQQHQQQQQHHGNQQQNRNQSGNSNATGGGKDPVLLQGDFRKVSGISSEIFRQIEAVENDHDPNTAAALEAVERRGEMIVRILEPRSMGSKHAVDAAHKLMNKADGRHTVQLVEIVKRPGQTLGLYIREGNGADRTDGVFISRIALESAVYNSGCLRVGDEILAVNLVDVTHMSLDDVVIIMSIPRRLVLAIRQRRGNRGAGSPGPPTLSRPEQKPPPVVVIKRDLRDEDLDETDRMPRPRSSRERRTGDGREMTESRSRLGLGLNNYSPQSEQLDMYYNTRAGVNAMGEPPNWGYKPPPPPSQSVITEQPTKGHAFAPSHAYYQNAGTLESLAEKVHAFYPGAPGQPVGPSRRMSTGTGNVGLAQQHARFPRSGSDQHLPRVEYADYSNSLGRHSLLRSSLKPGTGAPMPVGVGGTLGRYGRYEQQRGVVPKYGPPAAGAQSLTRRSRPNLDYSSDTEATIGPRPSYYYYNRPAIGSMPRGASGVSSGAAAAAAAMLAGGADLNKFNSLPRERPGVRLQGIRSRLGDRLIDENDGNISAPEFDARRGRDLRQRINASPGPSIFTADEYRAWLRRAPSSSAIAEQMRMTRDMFAQPRPHRFSCSAENIHDALRNVKSIYSSRTGILGAGTLDRNLGLTRPISALPVRSMSSQHIGGAGSIRSPSIRRMRQLLELSAGPASPSGSIMSTAGHQSPAPTPSATLPRPHRQIDINPAEFAKYKLDKPIVDIGGISGMLWIHLLAGRGLRTAPDMGAQHAGAGVPVAPTQTRDLYCVIECDRVHKARTVVRSGDLQFDWDESFELDLVGNKQLDVLVYSWDPQHRHKLCYRGAISLSAVLRQSPLHQLALKVEPRGTIYIRMRHTDPLALYKRRGLPSLRAGYPTLFGADLESVVNRESKGAPGCAPVPVVLRRCVEEVERRGLDIIGLYRLCGSATKKRLLREAFERNSRAVELSPEHVPDINVITGVLKDYLRELPEPLFTRCLFQMTVDALAVCLPDDPEGNAKLMLSILDCLPRANRATLVFLLDHLSLVVSNSERNKMSAQALATVMGPPLMLHSASAQPGADIDHAQPIAVLKYLLQIWPQPQQTQHQQLAQHSGMVGGMANASSMSNMAGVASGRRGESTGQRGSKVSALPADRQQILLQQQQQLMAAQGNLLRSSTSVTNILSQGHHQLSATANNHLYQSVVGQLAQSHRALQQAVQQPYQLAASAVSAIPDQSPLPLPGTPSPGSSSASTGSGSGSGSGKSTDTIKRGASPASVKQVKIIDTPSPYSIVQKKPPLQKDAPVDITTPTGQSELSGLAASSSTNRKGVDFYEPHKSISKSGEDTYSSKYNSNNISSSLDTTSKKNNYTNNSSSYSHGKSSTAASNANGTDDYKAIRNKSSATSSSSSSQATVLSAGSTATSAPTTSSDDSDDLISYKSSASTNALLAQSQAMTTSQLMSKYLKREPRVQFTPIKSPESPSPPGGGDGLPKGTYQLVTPSSSTSCLASKPPQASTGAISKYTTSTATEASTNSSSSKLSSPSRLAKDSKSSGGGAVSSSTTSSSSLVSSGRRLFDSLASSSSSETETKTYIGGTTVASGSSSTTTYTTNESRNLASSSSSKSTGSAAGSGSEHRSFGSALFGSSGLGNGNGHGHGHASSNNHNSPFASTNGNGSSSSSSHNAMHLYGTLPKNGVANGSSSGGGGSAGATLFGASSSASSSYHSGSGTASSSGVSSMTGSTNSYDFYTSGSSSSHSSSRPLANGGNNYHTLGTYRAQYAATNPFLDAFDEKPSNGHASQDKHALSSEKTAAATSSSTHQRASMVAAFQSSGDSKNGSDEYDDLK, from the exons ATGTGTGATAGCGCCACAACAGGATGCTTTCTGACCAGAAGCAGTGGCCGCAAG GAGAATGGAAGATCAGTTCCTGATGTTACTGCCAGTCCGGGCCGTGCACCGCCCGGTCCGCTGCCCGCCAATCAGCTGTCCGGCTTgggcaaccagcagcagcatcatcttgccaaccagcagcagcagcagcaacaccaacagcagcagcagcatcatggCAACCAGCAACAGAATCGCAATCAAAGCGGCAACTCAAATGCCACCGGCGGTGGCAAGGATCCCGTGTTGCTGCAAGGCGACTTTCGCAAAGTCAGCGGCATCAGTTCGGAGATCTTTCGTCAGATAGAAGCCGTTGAGAACGATCATGATCCGAATACGGCGGCTGCACTCGAGGCCGTCGAGCGACGCGGCGAGATGATTGTGCGCATCCTGGAGCCACGCTCCATGGGCAGTAAACACGCTGTCGATGCCGCCCACAAGCTGATGAACAAGGCCGATGGCCGGCATACCGTGCAACTGGTCGAGATCGTTAAACGGCCCGGCCAAACCTTAGGTCTCTATATACGCGAGGGCAACGGCGCCGATCGCACCGATGGCGTCTTCATATCCCGCATTGCCCTCGAGTCGGCGGTCTACAACAGCGGCTGCCTTAGG GTGGGCGACGAAATCCTGGCCGTCAATTTGGTTGATGTCACACATATGTCGCTCGATGATGTCGTCATCATCATGTCAATTCCTCGACGCCTGGTGCTGGCCATACGCCAGCGGCGTGGCAATCGTGGAGCCGGATCGCCGGGACCGCCAACGTTGTCGCGACCGGAGCAGAAGCCCCCGCCGGTGGTCGTGATAAAGCGTGATCTGCGAGACGAGGATCTGGATGAGACGGATCGAATGCCGCGCCCGCGTTCATCACGTGAAAGACGTACAG GAGATGGCCGCGAGATGACCGAATCACGTTCAAGACTGGGCCTGGGGCTGAACAACTACAGTCCGCAGTCGGAGCAGTTGGACATGTACTATAACACGCGAGCCGGCGTCAATGCCATGGGTGAGCCACCCAATTGGGGATACaaaccgccgccgccgccctCGCAATCGGTCATCACGGAGCAGCCCACCAAGGGACATGCGTTTGCCCCGTCGCACGCCTACTATCAAAATGCTGGCACACTGGAGAGTCTCGCCGAGAAGGTGCACGCCTTCTACCCAGGTGCACCGGGTCAGCCTGTGGGTCCATCGCGTCGCATGTCCACGGGAACGGGCAACGTGGGCTTGGCCCAACAGCATGCGCGCTTCCCGCGCTCCGGTTCCGATCAGCACTTGCCACGCGTCGAGTATGCGGACTATTCGAACTCGCTGGGTCGTCACTCGTTGCTGCGCTCTAGCCTGAAGCCAGGCACTGGCGCACCCATGCCTGTGGGCGTGGGCGGCACCTTGGGTCGCTACGGACGCTACGAGCAACAGCGTGGCGTGGTGCCCAAGTACGGACCGCCAGCTGCGGGCGCACAGTCGCTGACGCGACGATCGCGTCCGAATCTGGACTACTCCAGCGACACGGAGGCCACGATTGGCCCTCGGCCCAGTTACTACTATTATAATCGACCCGCCATTGGCAGCATGCCGCGTGGAGCAAGTGGCGTGAGCAGCggtgcagctgctgcggcggctgctATGCTGGCCGGTGGCGCCGATCTCAACAAGTTCAACTCACTGCCCAGGGAGCGTCCGGGCGTGCGCTTGCAGGGCATTAGATCACGGCTGGGCGATCGCCTGATCGATGAGAACGATGGCAACATTTCGGCGCCGGAGTTTGATGCGCGTCGTGGCCGCGATTTGCGGCAACGCATCAATGCCAGTCCTGGGCCCTCGATCTTCACGGCGGACGAGTATCGCGCTTGGCTGCGACGAGCGCCGAGCAGCTCAGCCATTGCGGAACAGATGCGCATGACTCGGGATATGTTCGCTCAGCCGCGTCCACATCGGTTCTCCTGCAGCGCCGAGAACATCCACGACGCACTACGAAATGTAA AGAGTATTTACTCAAGCAGAACGGGCATACTTGGCGCCGGCACCCTGGACCGCAATCTCGGCCTGACGCGACCCATTTCAGCCTTGCCCGTGCGTTCGATGTCCTCTCAGCACATTGGCGGCGCAGGTTCCATACGCTCGCCGAGCATACGACGCATGCGTCAGCTGCTGGAGTTGTCCGCGGGTCCCGCTAGTCCCAGTGGCAGCATCATGAGCACCGCTGGCCATCAGAGTCCGGCGCCCACACCGAGCGCCACTTTGCCGCGTCCGCATCGTCAGATCGACATCAATCCGGCTGAGTTCGCCAAATACAAGCTGGACAAACCAATTGTGGACATTGGCGGCATCTCCGGCATGCTCTGGATACACTTGCTCGCCGGTCGCGGACTGCGAACAGCGCCAGACATGGGTGCACAACATGCAGGCGCCGGAGTGCCAGTGGCACCGACACAGACACGTGATCTCTACTGTGTGATTGAGTGCGATCGCGTGCACAAAGCTCGAACGGTGGTACGATCGGGAGATCTGCAGTTTGACTGGGATGAGTCCTTCGAACTGGATCTAGTGGGCAACAAGCAGCTGGATGTGCTCGTCTACTCCTGGGATCCACAGCACAGGCACAAACTGTGCTATCGCGGCGCCATCTCATTGTCCGCGGTGCTGCGACAGTCGCCTTTGCATCAGTTGGCGCTGAAAGTGGAGCCGCGTGGCACGATCTACATACGCATGCGGCACACGGATCCGCTGGCGCTCTACAAGCGACGTGGACTGCCCAGCTTACGGGCAGGCTACCCAACACTATTCGGTGCGGATTTGGAGTCGGTGGTCAACAGGGAGTCGAAGGGTGCGCCGGGTTGTGCGCCAGTGCCGGTGGTGCTGCGACGCTGCGTGGAGGAGGTGGAACGGCGCGGTCTCGATATAATCGGACTGTATCGTCTGTGCGGCTCGGCGACCAAGAAGCGTCTGCTGCGGGAGGCCTTCGAGCGCAACAGTCGTGCCGTGGAATTGAGCCCGGAACACGTTCCTGATATTAATGTTATAACCGGTGTGCTCAAGGACTATCTCAGGGAGCTGCCCGAGCCGCTGTTCACGCGTTGTCTCTTCCAGATGACAGTCGATGCGTTGG CTGTTTGCCTGCCAGATGATCCCGAGGGCAATGCGAAACTGATGCttagcatactcgactgtctGCCCAGGGCGAATAGG GCCACCCTTGTGTTCCTGCTCGATCATCTATCGCTGGTGGTGTCCAATTCGGAGCGCAACAAGATGTCCGCTCAGGCGCTGGCCACTGTGATGGGCCCACCGCTGATGCTGCATTCGGCGAGTGCGCAGCCGGGCGCTGACATCGATCACGCCCAGCCGATAGCGGTGCTCAAGTATCTGCTGCAGATCTggccgcagccacagcagacgcagcatcagcagctggCACAGCACAGCGGCATGGTCGGTGGCATGGCCAATGCCAGCAGCATGAGCAATATGGCGGGTGTTGCTTCAG GTCGGCGCGGCGAGTCAACAGGGCAGCGTGGAAGCAAAGTCAGTGCGTTGCCAGCGGACAGACAGCAAATActactgcagcagcagcagcagctcatgGCGGCACAGGGCAACCTACTGCGCTCGTCCACTTCGGTAACCAACATACTCTCCCAAGGCCATCATCAGCTCTCAGCCACAGCCAACAATCATCTGTATCAATCAGTAGTGGGTCAGTTAGCTCAATCGCATCGAGCCTTGCAACAAGCGGTGCAACAG CCCTATCAATTGGCGGCCTCAGCGGTCTCAGCAATTCCCGACCAATCGCCACTGCCACTTCCAGGCACACCCTCCCCCGGCAGTAGCTCAGCGTCGACGGGCTCCGGTTCGGGCTCGGGCTCCGGCAAGA GCACTGATACCATCAAGCGCGGTGCCTCGCCAGCCTCTGTTAAGCAAGTGAAGATCATTGACACGCCCAGCCCGTATTCCATTGTTCAGAAGAAGCCGCCGCTGCAGAAGGATGCGCCCGTTGACATAACCACACCCACTGGCCAGTCAGAGTTGTCAGGTTTAGCTGCAAGCAGCTCAACCAATCGCAAGGGCGTTGACTTCTATGAACCGCACAAATCGATCTCGAAATCCGGCGAGGACACATACAGCTCCAagtacaacagcaacaacatcagcagcagcttggACACCACCAGCAAGAAGAACAACtacacaaacaacagcagcagctattCGCATGGCAAATCCTCCACAGCTGCCAGCAATGCCAATGGCACCGACGACTACAAGGCCATACGCAACAAGTCGAGTGCCACCTCGAGCAGCAGTTCATCGCAGGCAACGGTGCTAAGTGCTGGCTCCACAGCCACCTCGGCACCGACCACCTCATCCGATGACTCCGACGACTTGATCTCGTACAAATCGTCGGCCTCCACTAACGCATTGCTGGCCCAATCGCAGGCGATGACTACCAGCCAACTGATGTCGAAATATCTGAAGCGTGAGCCACGCGTGCAATTCACGCCCATCAAGTCACCGGAGTCACCATCGCCGCCCGGCGGTGGCGATGGCTTGCCCAAGGGCACCTATCAACTTGTGACGCCCAGCTCCAGCACCAGCTGCCTGGCCAGCAAACCGCCGCAGGCGAGCACGGGTGCCATCAGCAAATACACAACATCAACGGCCACAGAGGCgagcaccaacagcagcagcagcaaattgtCGTCGCCATCGCGACTGGCCAAAGATAGCAAGTCGAGTGGCGGCGGCGCAGTAAGTAGCTCCACCACCAGCTCCTCGTCGCTGGTGTCGAGCGGCAGGCGGCTGTTTGACAGTCTCGCCTCGTCGTCCTCCTCCGAAACGGAGACAAAGACTTACATTGGCGGCACCACCGTTGCCAGCGGCTCCAGCAGCACCACAACCTACACCACGAACGAGTCTAGAAATctagccagcagcagcagtagcaaatCAACAGGGTCAGCAGCGGGATCGGGATCAGAGCACAGAAGTTTTGGTAGTGCACTGTTTGGCAGCAGTGGCctgggcaatggcaatggccatGGTCATGGCCACGCCAGCAGCAATAACCATAACAGTCCCTTTGCCAGcaccaatggcaatggcagcagcagcagcagcagccacaatgcCATGCACTTGTATGGCACACTGCCCAAGAATGGTGTTgccaatggcagcagcagcggcggtggcggcagcGCCGGTGCCACATTGTTTGGGGCAAGCAGCTCGGCGAGCTCCTCTTATCACTCGGGCAGCGGCACTGCGAGCAGCAGTGGCGTTAGCTCCATGACTGGCTCCACGAATAGCTATGACTTCTATACCAGCGGCAGTTCGAGCAGCCATAGCAGCTCACGGCCATTGGCCAAC GGGGGCAACAACTATCACACATTGGGCACGTATAGGGCGCAATATGCGGCCACCAATCCCTTTCTCGATGCCTTCGACGAGAAGCCCAGCAATGGTCATGCCAGCCAGGACAAGCATGCGTTGAGCAGCGAGAAGACGGCGGCAGCGACGTCCTCTTCAACTCATCAGCGTGCCTCCATGGTGGCGGCCTTTCAGTCGTCGGGCGACTCAAAGAACGGCAGCGATGAGTACGATGATCTCAAGTGA